One Aegilops tauschii subsp. strangulata cultivar AL8/78 chromosome 7, Aet v6.0, whole genome shotgun sequence genomic window carries:
- the LOC109745063 gene encoding diacylglycerol kinase 1-like — MEEEIETPRDPKPCGPLEEYRIPDYVLRPDAQQVLVDHAPQCPVLVFINSKSGGQLGSSLIKTYRELLNEAQVIDLSEEAPDKVLQRLYVNVERLKMEGDILAVQIWRTMRLIVAGGDGTASWLLGVVSDLKLSHPPPIATVPLGTGNNLPFSFGWGKKNPSTDQEAVKLFLGLVKHAKEIKIDSWHLILRMRAPKEGPCEPIAPLELPHSLHAFHRVSSGDSHDVEGYHTFRGGFWNYFSMGMDAEISYAFHTERKRNPDKFKNQLTNQGQYAKLGLKQGWFCASLSHPSSRNIPHFAKVKVMKKPGGHWEELQIHHSIRSIVCVNLPSFSGGLNPWGDPGARRINTEFTLPYVDDGLIEVVGFRDAWHGLVLLAPNGHGHRLAQAHRIRFEFHKGVVDHTFMRVDGEPWKQPLPKDDDTIVIEISHQGQVTMLANEPCKSMSLSDPLSSHGHNDHSDEHKNDVDDEEWEDGRRKFGAAETFKLPDEIDIAHLS; from the exons ATGGAAGAGGAGATAGAAACCCCTAGAGATCCGAAGCCATGTGGGCCTTTGGAGGAGTACCGCATTCCAGATTACGTCTTGAGACCAGATGCCCAACAAGTACTTGTTGATCATGCTCCACAGTGTCCTGTATTAGTGTTCATCAATTCTAAATCTGGCGGTCAACTTGGAAGTAGTTTGATCAAAACATACCGTGAACTTCTGAATGAAGCCCAG GTTATTGATCTCTCAGAAGAGGCTCCGGATAAGGTTTTGCAGCGTTTATATGTGAATGTTGAAAGGCTCAAGATGGAAGGAGACATTCTTGCCGTTCAAATTTGGAGGACTATGAGATTAATT GTTGCAGGTGGCGATGGTACAGCGAGTTGGTTGCTTGGGGTCGTCAGTGATCTTAAGCTTTCCCACCCACCTCCAATTGCCACCGTACCTCTGGGAACTGGAAACAACCTTCCATTTTCATTTGGATGG GGAAAGAAGAATCCTTCTACAGACCAAGAGGCTGTAAAATTATTCCTTGGGCTTGTGAAGCATGCAAAAGAGATTAAAATTGATAG CTGGCATCTAATTTTGAGGATGCGAGCTCCAAAAGAAGGTCCGTGTGAACCCATTGCTCCTTTAGAGTTGCCTCATTCACTTCATGCGTTCCACCGTGTCTCAAGTGGTGACTCCCACGATGTG GAAGGTTACCACACATTCCGCGGAGGATTTTGGAATTACTTTAGTATGG GGATGGATGCAGAAATATCTTATGCATTTCATACTGAAAGGAAGAGAAATCCAGATAAATTCAAAAATCAGCTGACAAATCAG GGACAATATGCTAAGCTTGGACTTAAACAAGGATGGTTTTGCGCTTCTCTAAGTCATCCGTCTTCGAG GAATATTCCTCACTTTGCAAAGGTGAAGGTCATGAAAAAGCCTGGTGGCCACTGGGAAGAACTACAAATTCATCACAG CATTCGATCAATCGTCTGTGTGAACCTACCTAGTTTTTCCGGAGGTTTGAATCCATGGGGCGATCCTGGCGCAAGGAGAATAAAT ACGGAGTTCACACTGCCTTACGTCGATGATGGCCTTATTGAGGTTGTCGGGTTCCGCGATGCTTGGCACGGGCTGGTTCTGTTGGCTCCTAATGGGCACGGCCATCGCCTTGCACAG GCCCACAGGATCCGCTTCGAGTTCCACAAAGGCGTGGTGGACCACACCTTCATGAGGGTCGACGGGGAACCTTGGAAGCAGCCCCTCCCAAAGGACGATGACACTATTGTCATTGAGATCTcacaccaaggccaggtgaccatGCTAGCAAACGAACCCTGCAAGTCAATGAGCCTCAGTGACCCGTTGTCGTCACACGGCCACAACGACCACAGTGACGAACACAAGAACGACGTGGATGACGAGGAGTGGGAGGATGGCAGGAGGAAGTTTGGGGCTGCGGAGACCTTCAAGCTCCCTGATGAGATCGACATTGCTCATCTCAGCTGA
- the LOC141028091 gene encoding uncharacterized protein produces the protein MSLPPSPPPLPSTSAPPPLPPATSSPMTAITSGTFTTTAPSTTTTTADPPPLLTPEEVSAAERRHHRLWAAAATVARLGLPGALRRGASAAAPAALPGRGNALASVADRHRIAGGPASAVPPSATAGPRDASDGAAAPPGAAAIDSTTTRVPPYCPAPSPGAISALAIADSSPDPVYTTAPEHPMPSFRSDRPSSSANYAPEIPDPAHALPLTAAPGHGGPTPPRFTKLDFATYDGTEDPLNWLNQCEQFFRGQRTLASDRTWLASYHLRGAAQTWYYALEQDEGGMPPWERFRELCLLRFRPPIRGSRLAALGRLRFTSTVQDYADRFQALACHASGVSATQRAELFVGGLLDHIRVDVELRDPPPPDLQTAMYYARAFEQQAQALQQPAGQGGRHPTLHADPCLPRLFYLETVDYTEADDSTDEPPTAAAADTPADSTPTACVVSLHALAGIRGERTMLLPVTVHGERLVALLDTGSTHNFLPTATMRRLALPTTGGERLRITVANGDRLRCHGLARDVPISIGGEHFSITCAGIDLGCFDFILGVDFLRTLGPILWDFDALSMTSWRLGRRIRWDGLGDAAPAVPHLQLAAASQEAEHPLLDPLLQQHSDLFDEPRGLPPARVYDHHIHLVPGSTPVAVRPYRYPQLQKDELERQCALMLAAGIIRISTSPFSAPVLLVRKSDDTWRFCIDYRALNALTLKDKFPIPVVDELLGELHGARFFTKLDLRSGYHQVRMHPDDIAKTAFRTHHGHFEFLVMPFGLANAPTTFQALMNDVLRPYLRRFVLVFFDDILIYSATWAEHLQHVAIVFNELRAHHLHLKRSKCSFGTPTVAYLGHVISANGVAMDADKVAAVSAWPTPHSPRALRGFLGLAGYYRKFIREFGLIAAPLTRLLRRDAFAWDDEATTASEALKGALTTGPVLHMPDFDRPFVVDCDASGAGFGAVLHQGDGPLAFFSRPFAPRHLKLAAYERELIGLV, from the exons ATGTCGCTTCCTCCAtcaccgccgccgctgccatcCACCTCCGCCCCACCACCGCTGCCGCCGGCCACCTCCTCGCCGATGACGGCGATCACGTCCGGGACCTTCACCACCACCGCGCCATCGACGACCACCACCACAGCGGATCCGCCCCCGCTCCTTACGCCCGAGGAGGTGTCGG CCGCCgagcgccgccaccaccgcctATGGGCCGCCGCCGCTACAGTGGCCCGCCTCGGCCTTCCAGGCGCCCTACGGAGGGGCGCCTCCGCTGCTGCTCCTGCTGCCCTACCCGGCCGCGGGAACGCCTTGGCCAGCGTGGCCGACCGCCACCGCATCGCTGGGGGGCCCGCCTCAGCAGTTCCTCCCAGCGCCACCGCCGGCCCCCGCGACGCAAGCGACGGTGCAGCAGCACCACCAGGCGCTGCCGCCATCGACAGCACCACCACCCGCGTCCCGCCCTACTGCCCGGCCCCTTCACCAGGTGCAATTTCCGCCCTCGCCATCGCCGATTCGTCTCCGGACCCGGTGTATACTACGGCGCCGGAACACCCAATGCCCTCCTTCCGATCTGACCGTCCCTCCAGCTCGGCGAACTACGCCCCAGAGATCCCCGACCCGGCACACGCACTACCGTTGACTGCAGCTCCCGGGCACGGTGGCCCGACACCCCCTCGCTTCACCAAACTGGACTTCGCCACTTACGACGGCACGGAGGACCCCCTTAACTGGCTCAACCAGTGCGAGCAGTTCTTTCGAGGGCAGCGGACGCTCGCTTCGGATCGTACCTGGCTCGCGTCCTATCATCTCCGAGGCGCGGCGCAGACTTGGTACTACGccctcgagcaggacgagggcGGCATGCCACCATGGGAGCGCTTCCGGGAGCTTTGTCTCCTTCGGTTCAGGCCTCCTATCCGCGGGAGCCGACTGGCGGCCCTCGGCCGCTTGCGTTTCACATCCACGGTGCAGGACTACGCCGACCGCTTCCAGGCCCTGGCATGCCATGCGTCGGGCGTCTCCGCGACTCAGCGCGCCGAGTTATTTGTGGGCGGATTACTGGACCATATTCGCGTGGACGTCGAGCTCcgggatccccccccccccgacctcCAGACGGCCATGTACTACGCCCGGGCCTTCGAACAGCAGGCTCAGGCGCTGCAGCAACCGGCTGGCCAGGGCGGCCGCCATCCCA CCCTACACGCCGACCCATGTCTGCCCCGCCTATTTTACTTGGAGACGGTCGACTACACCGAGGCGGACGACTCGACCGACGAGCCACCAACCGCGGCGGCCGCGGACACGCCCGCGGATTCCACGCCGACGGCGTGCGTCGTCTCCCTCCACGCTCTCGCCGGCATCCGTGGCGAACGGACCATGTTGTTACCGGTGACAGTCCATGGCGAGCGGCTGGTGGCCCTGCTGGATACTGGCTCCACCCATAACTTCCTGCCCACGGCGACCATGCGTCGGCTAGCACTGCCGACCACGGGCGGGGAGCGCCTGCGGATCACGGTGGCAAACGGCGATCGCCTCCGGTGCCATGGGCTCGCCCGCGACGTTCCCATCTCCATCGGTGGCGAGCACTTCTCCATTACATGTGCAGGCATCGACCTCGGCTGCTTCGACTTCATCCTCGGGGTGGATTTTCTCCGGACCCTCGGGCCCATCCTGTGGGACTTCGACGCACTCTCGATGACGTCCTGGCGGCTGGGCCGCCGCATCCGGTGGGACGGCCTTGGGGACGCCGCGCCAGCCGTGCCACACCTCCAGCTGGCCGCCGCGTCCCAGGAGGCCGAGCACCCCCTGCTGGATCCCCTTCTACAGCAGCACAGCGACCTCTTCGACGAGCCACGGGGTCTTCCACCCGCCCGGGTGTACGACCATCATATTCACCTCGTACCGGGCTCCACCCCCGTGGCGGTTCGTCCCTACCGCTACCCTCAGCTGCAGAAGGATGAGTTGGAGCGACAGTGTGCCCTTATGCTCGCGGCAGGCATCATCCGGATCTCCACGTCGCCCTTCTCCGCGCCGGTGCTTCTCGTCCGTAAGTCGGACGACACGTGGCGTTTCTGCATTGACTATCGCGCCCTCAACGCGCTCACGCTCAAGGACAAGTTCCCTATACCGGTGGTCGACGAGCTCTTGGGTGAGCTCCATGGGGCGCGCTTCTTCACCAAGCTCGATCTCCGGTCGGGCTATCATCAGGTGCGCATGCATCCAGACGACATCGCCAAGACGGCGTTTCGCACCCACCATGGCCACTTCGAGTTCTTGGTGATGCCCTTCGGCCTCGCCAACGCCCCGACGACTTTCCAGGCCCTGATGAACGACGTCCTTCGACCCTACTTACGGCGGTTTGTGCTTGTTTTCTTTGATGACATTCTTATCTACAGCGCCACCTGGGCCGAGCACCTCCAGCACGTCGCCATCGTCTTCAACGAGCTTCGGGCGCACCACCTCCACCTTAAGCGCTCGAAGTGCTCGTTCGGGACACCTACCGTCGCCTACCTCGGCCATGTCATCTCGGCCAACGGGGTGGCTATGGACGCCGACAAGGTGGCGGCCGTCTCTGCATGGCCGACGCCTCACTCGCCGCGGGCTCTCCGCGGGTTCCTCGGCCTAGCCGGCTACTACCGGAAATTTATCCGGGAGTTCGGGCTCATCGCGGCGCCCCTCACGCGGTTGCTTCGCCGCGATGCTTTCGCCTGGGACGACGAGGCGACGACGGCGTCCGAGGCCCTCAAGGGGGCCCTCACGACGGGCCCCGTCCTCCATATGCCCGACTTCGACCGCCCGTTCGTGGTGGACTGTGACGCCTCGGGCGCCGGGTTCGGCGCCGTGCTTCATCAGGGCGATGGGCCCCTCGCTTTCTTCAGCCGGCCTTTCGCTCCACGCCATCTTAAGCTGGCGGCATACGAGCGGGAGCTCATTGGCCTTGTATAG